GCTCCAGCGGCCAACGCTTCAACCTGCATTGCAGTCTCATCGGCGGTTGCCGGTGACTATCAACCGTTCAGGATTTCTTCCATGACCAGCCTCTCCCTTCCCGATGTCGCCGCCCAGAGTAACCAACAGGCACTGCCGCTGGACTGGGTGGGCATGAGTGGTATCGCCGTGGCGCTGCAGCTCGACGGGCGCATCGTCACCGCTTTCGCCGATGCGGGTGTGAGCCTCGACGATGGAGCCTCACGCGGCATCCACATGTCCCGGCTGTACCTGGCATTGGAGGCGCTGGAGCAACAGCCCCTGTCACCCCCGCTACTACGCCAGATACTGCGGGCATTTCTGCTTAGCCACACCGGCCTGTCCAACAATGCTTATCTGCGGCTGACGTTCGATCATCTGCTCAAGCGGTCGGCATTGATCAGCCCGTTGGCTGGCTGGAAGCGCTACCCGGTGACCGTGGATGCCAAGCTGGAATATGAAATGTTCCACGTGGAACTATCAGTGAATGTGCCCTACTCGTCGACGTGCCCATGCTCGGCAGCACTCGCAAGGCAGCTGATCCAGGAGCAGTTCGACAGGGACTTCGCCCACCGGCCACTGGATCGGCGCGACATTCGCCGATGGCTGGGCAGCAGCGCAGGTATCGTCGCGACGCCCCATAGCCAACGGAGCATGGCCAGGCTTCAGGTACGCCTTGCAGGGGAAACGCTGAACCTGACAGGGCTGATCGACACCGCGGAGGCTGCGCTGGGTACCGCAGTGCAGACCGCCGTGAAGCGCGCCGACGAGCAGGCATTTGCCCTGGCCAATGGTCAGAACCTGATGTTCTGTGAAGATGCTGCCCGGCGCCTGCACGTGGCATTGGGACAGATTGAGGAAGTGGCGGGGTTCAGCGTGCGCGTGGAACATGCAGAGAGCCTGCATGCCCACGACGCGGTCGCGGTTACTCAACATCGGTGGTGAGCGCTACTTCAACTGCGTGGCTTCACTGTTCCACAGTCGTTGCCCAACCAGACCGCCCGGGTATCCATGCTGCCTTGCTGCTGGACACCGGAGGCATTGAACGTACCGTTGACCTTGGTCAGGAACTCACGGTCGCTGAGGAAGGTGGCCTGGCCGTTACCCTGGGCCTTGGGGCAACTGAACTGGAACTTCCAGACATTGCCATTACGCTCGGTGATCTTCTGCGTGCAGCCTGATTGCGGATCTTGCAGTGGGATGTCGTTGGTCTTGACTTGCTCCTGTGTCAGGCACGAGCGCACACCCTTGCCGCCCACGGTGATCCCCTGCTTGGCCAGGGCACCTTCCATCATCGCCCGTTGCTCAGGCGGCAGGTTTTTCAACTGGCCGAGCATGAACTCCATGTCTGGCAACGGCTTGCCATCGACCTGCATATTGCTGGTGGTCAGTTCCCACAAGCCGGGTTGCAACATCTGCGCGTGAACCAGCGGGCTGCCCAACCCCAGTAGCAGGGCGAGCAGTGGCAGACGAATCTTCATGGATGAAAGCTCCTCGAAATACCGGCTCTGGCCGGACTGAGCCTTTAGACGTCGAAATCGCCTGCGGGTTGCAGACGCCCCCTCTAACGTGGTCTGTTAGCAACAGTACACTCGGCAAGCAGGATGCGTATGGATTACCACAGCCCCTACTTTTTCGGTTACGTGCTCGGTCTGATTCACCTGCTCGGCCTGGCTGCCGCACTGCATGCGGTGTTCACCGTGCGCACCGCCCAAGGTGCAATCGCCTGGGCCATGTCTCTGCTGTTCATCCCCTACCTCACCCTCATCCCCTACCTGATTTTCGGCGCCCGCTCCTTCTATGCGTACATCCAGGCGCGGCGTCAGGCCAACCAGGAAATGCATGTGGCCATGGCCAACCTGAACTGGCGCCCATGGGTGGAGGAAGCGCTGACCGCACGCGAGTCGGACAGCTATGCCGCCCTGCGCGCCATGCCCAAGCTGGGGCGGATGCCATGCCTGGCGAACAACGAAGTGAAACTGCTGATCGATGGCGCTGCCACATTCGAGGCGATTTTCTCGGCCATCCGCCTGGCGCGGGACACCGTGCTGGTGCAGTTCTTCATCATCCACGACGATGCCCTGGGCAAGGAACTGCAGCAGCTATTGCTACGCAAGGCCGCCGAAGGTGTACGGGTGTTCGTGCTCTACGACCGCGTCGGCAGCCACGCGCTGCCGGCCAGCTACAGCCAGGTACTGCGTGACGGTGGGGTGCAGATCGAAGCCTTCGCCACACGGCGCGGCTGGTTCAACCGTT
This sequence is a window from Pseudomonas maumuensis. Protein-coding genes within it:
- the folE2 gene encoding GTP cyclohydrolase FolE2 codes for the protein MTSLSLPDVAAQSNQQALPLDWVGMSGIAVALQLDGRIVTAFADAGVSLDDGASRGIHMSRLYLALEALEQQPLSPPLLRQILRAFLLSHTGLSNNAYLRLTFDHLLKRSALISPLAGWKRYPVTVDAKLEYEMFHVELSVNVPYSSTCPCSAALARQLIQEQFDRDFAHRPLDRRDIRRWLGSSAGIVATPHSQRSMARLQVRLAGETLNLTGLIDTAEAALGTAVQTAVKRADEQAFALANGQNLMFCEDAARRLHVALGQIEEVAGFSVRVEHAESLHAHDAVAVTQHRW
- a CDS encoding DUF3617 domain-containing protein → MKIRLPLLALLLGLGSPLVHAQMLQPGLWELTTSNMQVDGKPLPDMEFMLGQLKNLPPEQRAMMEGALAKQGITVGGKGVRSCLTQEQVKTNDIPLQDPQSGCTQKITERNGNVWKFQFSCPKAQGNGQATFLSDREFLTKVNGTFNASGVQQQGSMDTRAVWLGNDCGTVKPRS